The DNA sequence GAAAAGTTgcatggaagaaacttgaagtAGCTAGTTTTCTGGAGATACACGTGTATTATATGCAGTAAGCTAATTGTTCTGAACAAGTATCTTTTAGGTGCATAACTTGAAGTTTCAATACTATGACGTGGGAGTGATGACATCCTTTTCTTTAAGACTTTGAAGCATTTGAGACTCGGGCTCTCTAACTTGACTACTGCATTTTATCCAAGCTCTGTACCATCTGGTACTTAAGATAATAGACAGGCCCTCTGAGAGCATATATCATGGGAAGTTCACTTCACAGAGCTGTTACACGCGTTGAATCATTTACTCAAGCTTCCTAGTCGTAATGTTTGCTTTAGCTTTCAAACTTAGGACATTATTCTATTGAGGCTTTGTCATATAAAGGGCACACTGAAAGAACTCAAAGTGGAATATATGATGGTCTGAGACTTCTTTTCTGCTAATCCTGATACAGAGAACTATGTGGAAAGGTCCTATGATAAAACCACTAATGTTGGACTTCAATTATCCTGTTATTTTTGCAGATTCAGAAATTCGTCCTGCGGTTCTTGACAATCTACGAGATAGAGAATTTCATGAATGTTTTAAAGGTGCATAATTCTCTATGATTCTCTCTACGAGTTCACTTACAATATACAACTTTCTTCCTTCACGTGCTTTTCGTATGTAAAATTCTTAGGGAAAGTTGGACAGTGCAAGTCCTCCTGCTCTTCCGTGTCTTGAATTTGATTCAGTGATATCTTCTCAATCTGAGTTTATTCCTTTCGGTGGAGCTTCACAAAGGTGACATATACTGATTACTGCAGTTGCTTTGACACATCCTCCCGTGAGTTTAGCAAATTAGGATATTAAAGTACAATTTACATAAGGTTTGATTTTGTCAGGGACAATGAAGGATGGATATATACAGCTTCAGGTGACTCTAGTTCCCATCATATGCCAGTGACCTGGGCACCTGGATTTTCTCAAGGTTCACATACAGAGGAAATGAGACTAAATCGCGAAGCTGAGGAGATTCTTTCTGCTTTTCCTCCCAGTTTCACGTCCTTCTTGATGAACTGCGGCCCTGAAGTTGATCAAGGTGGTTCTCATCAGTCGACTTTTCATGAAGTTCCCCACTTTTTGATTCAAAACTAAACACCATTAATAATTGTTAACTGAATTGCAGTTGCTGTTGCACAGTCGAGTACGACGAAGGAGGTTGACCTTAAAGACCAAATTGCGGTATTGTTTCTGTCTATATCTTTTATAGAGATCAACTAACATTCTGCTTCGCTGAAATTTTTTAAATGGCTGGACGGCTCATAACTGTGTTCCATTTGTATGATCCACCTGCTTATTGTCTTGCAGAAATATCTAGAAGATTCTTCATTCCAAGGTATGTCTTTAAATACTAATGCCCCTTTTCTAGGTTTTGGTCGATGGAGCATGCACATTACTTGAAAATaccttctttttttgtttttaaaatttatttactttTTCCTTTTAATGGATGGAAAAGCCTTAAAGTCACTGTTCTTGAAGTTGATTACTATTCAAACCATGGTAAAATAAAGCGTTGCTAAGTAATATGTACGAGTTGTAAAAAAATCACTCACTGTTAAAAGAAGCAGCTACATGCAGATGCTGATATGACTGGTTTAGAGTACTAATTTGCTGAATTACTGATATTGATAGATATGCTGGTCAAAGTTGAGGAAGTGATCCGTGAATTGGGAGATAATACAGTGCTGTAGCTGCACCAGAGgtgatgcaaaaaaaaaaaaaaaaaaaaaagtcatagCTGATTACCTATTAATTCTTCAAACATGGGAggcttttttcattttctttcccaatTTGCTCACAGAACACATCAAAACAAGCAAGCAGTTGTACAAGAGAATTTTTTTCCGTGCATTGTCTGTTGAAGCAATTACATTAGCTATCTTACGTAGAACTGGGAAGTACAAAATTGTGATCTCATTTTAGATAAGGACTTGCTTTGCACGTATTGTTTAATTTGTTGTAGATGAGCAAGTCTCATCTCCCATGCACCATTTGTATGTTTGTTATATTAGTCCTATGAGCTACTAAGTAAAAGTTGGTTAAAACAAAAAAGAGAGGAACCAGTTCTGTTTTGATGGAGAGCCTTATATCCAGTTTTTCAGTTAACAGCCCTGCACTGTTTCCTGATCTGCCCCTGGTCACCAGTGAGCACTTGTATTGAAGCCAACTTGTTCATGGCCTTGCCCAACTTATTGAACCATCCTGATTGGTCATGACCAAACTTCTGGATATAGTCCTTTGTTCTGGGATCTTCACTCAAAAGCACATCTGATTCAAGTAGTCCTCTCTTTTCAGTCAGCTGCTTGTAGTAAATAGAATCCATCTTGTACTGTGTGGTGGTATCAAAAGCCAAAGTATTCATTTGGTTGGTACATGTGAATCTCATAACTCCAGCGAGCCTTGGATCTACCATGGCCGCCTTCTGAGGATTATCCAATCTGTAAAGGAAGCTGAAACAATGGGCTACTCCAATGGAGTGGGCACCAATTAAAACCACCAAATCCTCTTCATTCAGGCCTTTCCTTTTAAAGAGGTCAATCAACATATCCACTGTATTATCAGGAAGTGGGAGGTTGCCGGGAACATTTGCTTCAAGGGATTCCATTCCATCACGACGTCCACCAGGCACGTCGTAGTGAGGGACACCGGATACAACAAAGGCATCCCTTGATAAATATGCCAAAAGATCTGTGCACGAGACTACACCGGGACATTCTGCCTCAAGCTCAGCCTTGATCTCGTCAATGAGATCAAATCCCCTAACTGTTGGTCCATTGGAGTTGGCGAGCTTCTCTACCCTTGCCCCACTTGGTGTCTGGTCTAGGAATAGTGATGCATCACATCCCTATACATTAGATAAATGAACTTTCATTAGACTTTAATGTTATTTTTGGTTATCAAGAAAGCACAGGAAAGCCTGTTTCCTGCGAAAGAAAGTGGACGAAAAGGGAAGCTGAAATATTTGGTCAATAGAGTAAAATTTGCAAATGTGTTGAAGATAGTTTGGGCTTGTTCCATTTTCCTTTAAGTTTTGCAAGAATAGTAAAATTTGCCTTCATTGCCAGTTGTGGAGCCAAAAATTCTACTAAGGGGATTAAGAAAATGCGAGAATGCCACACCCCGGATTCCAACCTGTGGCCGAATGCAGTTCTTGAACCATCTTTCCACTTTATTAGAAGTTTTCCTTATGTCAAGAGGGTTTAacaatttatatgtataaaagaACAATTTGTTTTACCCAATTTGCGGTTTAATTTTCAATGATGGGCATTCAATTGAAATCCCTTCAGACCATGTAGCTCTGCCCCTATTCATTGCAAAACGTGGGAAGTGTAGGATCAGCTGATCAAGTTCATTTTCTCTCCAAAGTTTCCACATAATGAAACTGACCCAAAGGATCTTAACCACCAAAATAAAGATCGATTCAGTCATTTTGAATTCATTAAATGAGCAGCTACATATCAAATGCAATCCAAAAGATCTGAAACTATTGAAGAATTTCAGAGGTTTACCATATATGTTTCTTACTGAATATCCTGAGAACATCATCATAGAATCTACATATTGAGGTAAGGATTGAAGTCTTACATTGACAAAGCAATCATGCAATAGAAGGCGGGGAATCGGAGCAGCAATGCTGGAATCATTCCCAAAAGCCCTGATCATGCCATCCTTAATAATCTTCTCAACTTTTGGGCAAGTTTCATCGTAAAATCCCACTTTCAATCCGGCATGTTTACGTATCTCTTTAATTTCTTCTGGTGTTGGATGTTCTTGCCCTGGAGCTGGCTGTACAGGCACAGGTGTTTGTGTGGCTGATGGATTAGGTGTTTGAGGTGCACCACCATATCCTATTGTCACAGGTGGTAGAGTTGCTCCCGGATATCCTACAGGCACATTCGTAGGTGTTGGATTAACGGGCACAGGATTAGGCGTTGGATTAACAGGCACAGGATTAGGTGTTGGATCAACAGGCACAGGTGTTGGTGTTGGATTGACAGGCACAGGTGTTGGAGTTACAGGTGCAGCATCTTCTTCAGGTTGGCTTTCTTCAATGAGGTCATGATCAAGAATTTTTTCCCACAGATCATGCTGTTTTTGTGCCCTTTTCTTCAATGCCTTTTTctgtttttttcccttttttttaccATCTAGATCAAAAATTGCATCATCATCGTCGTCGCTGACATGAGCAACATTATTAACTTGGATTGGCACATCATTTTTATCAGAATCGTTCGCTAGGAAAACTTCAGGAAGATGATCTGCAAATGCTGAGGACAGAGAAGGGAGGATCGTGCAAATAAGAAAAAGACCTGCAAAAATTCTCGCCTTCGCTGCCATCTTTCTAAAGCATGGTGGTTGTTGATAACAAATATTTGGCATTTATAAGCCTATAAACTTTTGAGAGGGAAGAACTTGAGGCTACCATTGTTAAGTCTTTAGGTAGTTATTTAATTTTGGTTGGACTAATGATCTCACCCCTCAAAATAAGGGGGTCCTTTCTAACCTATCTAACAAcatatttttcttctcttttttctagTTGCTAGGAGTAGGAGACCAGGACATATAACTTTTGGTATGTGGTTGCGTTAATTTTGATGTACATAGGTTTTCTCCCGAAGATCCGAAGTTGTGGTTTTAAGTTTAGAGCTTTCAACTTTAGATTTTTGTGTCTGGTGTTACCTTTGGCAGAGCTTAACTTTAGGCCTGATGATCTGAAATTTCTCGTGTTAAAGTTAGCGGTATTTTTGTCcgaattttatttatttgttacaAAACAACTTAGTTTTGAATAGTGTTTAAAAATTGGCCATGCTTTATATGGTGCTATCACAAGTGGCTATCTGGTGCATTTCTACTGAAATTTATTTCCACCGCCTCACCAAAAGTTAGCTAACCTTTTTTTTAACTGGTCAAGAACTCTCCCTGATCCCATCCCcgccctaaataaaaatattattaataatactttcttttcatgttatagatagattttttttcatttcaacaaatgagtattttcttttcatgatataaaaaaatattttttataacaaaaaagtactttcttttcgtgatgtagaaaaagtattttctttcaattcaacaaaaaaaaagtaatttattttcatgatgtagaaaaagtatttttttaatttcaatacaatgagtattttcttttcatgatgtagaaaatattttttttttttattatttcaataaaatgattaCTTTAtatttcatgttgtagaaagagtactttctttttcaaccaaaaaaagagtAATTTCTTTATAGTTATGGAGCATAAATTTCAACGTTGTTTTGCATAAAAAAAGTAAAGCAATACATTAGTTCCTTTAGGTTTGTGTGAATtattagaagaataattaaattgttgaagaaaatagagttctGAAAACGTTGGATATTTGGAGGgggagtggggggggggggagcaagGAAACATGGGGATTTGGGGGAAATggggtgaggagagtagcataaaaaaatattttcctaaaacatattttgtactctctaaccaagcaatagaaaatatttttcactcaccaaccaaacaactCATCaaccaaataagaaaaataagtgataaaatcactcattttccatgaaaaCATTTTCTAGCTTCATATCAAACACaccctaaatttttaaaaaatttcacaAATTTTGGCTATTCTTTAAATATGGGTCCTAAAAACCACTATTTTGTGCACCCGACTTGTTATCAGTTGGACAATATTACCCGATACGGCCCAAATATGATTGCACAAGTAGCACATGACAACAAACTTGATCGGAAGTCGATTTCAATCTCAAAACCCATCCTTCACATGAAAATTTTCATGTTACAAAAATGGATCAGTGCGGAGCTAATAATTGACCGTTTTAACTCTTAACACCAGTAGATCTCCACCGGAAAAAGGTTATCTCCGACAGCTTTTCCGATCCGTCGATTTTGATCGGAACCAATCCGTAGTAGTAGAATCACATGGCAGGGGCGGCCTCTGCGCTGTTCCTCCTCGACATCAAAGGCCGGGTTCTCGTCTGGCGTGACTACCGCGGCGACGTCTCATCCGTTCAGGCCGAACGCTTCTTCACCAAGCTCATTGAAAAAGAGGTAACATTTCTGTTCAAGATTTCATAATTGATGCGTTTATAAATGGCTTCATCTGAAATTGGAGTTTTATTTGACTTCAGGGGAGTGAAAGTTGATAGCTTGATTTTGAAATTATGCAATTAAGCTTAATAGATTAGAGAAGGAGGTTAGAATTTCTTTTGATGATTTTACTTCTTTGAAATTTAGAGCTTCAAATCTAAAGCAGTTTTGTGCAAGCATAGGTTCAAGGACTTATATTTGATtcattattattgttgaattGTTTTTGACTTATAATTGCAGCTTGAGAAGTTTATGGTTTGCTGTGTAATTTGATTGTTTATGTGATTTGATCCATTGCAGGGTGATCCTCAGGATCCTGTCGCATATGATAATGGCGTGACCTACATGTTTATACAGCATAACAATGTGTATCTCATGACTGCATCGAGACAGAACTGTAATGCGGCTAGTCTCCTTCTGTTTCTACACCGTGTTGTAGACGTAAGTTCTAATGTAGATATTTGAGGATGTGTCCTCTAACTGTGTTAATCCGAAATCATGTACTCCCTCAGTTACAAAAGAACGGCGGACTTTGAAGTAGGGTCAACCCATTCAATTTTCGGTCTCTATTTGGACATCAATTCCTTTaatttttaaagtaaaatttaCATATTATGAACTACTCCTATATAAAATATGGTATACATCAGAGTATTTTATCGttaaaaatattcttaaaatggaAGAAAATTTCTGTTTGACTCCTCATAATAGTAACAATACAGTGTAAAACGAAGCAGAGGGGGTAATTGTTTTCTTAGTTGGAACTTGGGAAGAGTTATCAttttttcttttacctttttgGCAGGTATTCAAGCATTACTTTGAAGAGTTAGAAGAGGAATCGCTTCGCGATAATTTTGTTGTTGTGGTATGGGGAATTTTCACGTGTCTTTAAGATCAAAAGTTCGATAGGAAATTATCATCATGTTGGCTAATTTTGACTGAGCTGATGTTGCCTTTTGCAGTATGAGCTACTTGACGAAATGATGGACTTTGGTTATCCTCAATACACTGAAGCAAAGATTCTCAGTGAGTTTATCAAAACTGATGCATATAGGATGGAGGTTACACAGAGGCCTCCAATGGCAGTTACAAATGCTGTCTCCTGGCGCAGTGAAGGGATACGCTATAAGAAAAATGAAGTAGGTTTACATGTTTATTTAAGAGGAATTCCTTTCTTCAGTGGGCTACATGGAAGTTTGCTGTTCTTTCAGGTGTTTTTGGATGTCGTAGAGAGTGTTAATATACTTGTAAACAGCAACGGGCAAATAGTGAGGTCAGATGTTGTTGGTGCACTGAAGATGAGGACATACTTGAGGTTTGGATATTCTTCCCATTTTTACTGAACCTACTATCTGGCTCATGCCtcataagaaaaataataataaatatttacctttatTTGGGTTTTTTACTTTTCCTCCTATCCCTTTAGTTAAGTTAAGATTCTAAGAAATCCAACTGCATGAAATTACATTCTTTAGTTAGCGTGAGATAGTATATCAGAAACATAATTCACTAGATTTTTGAATCATGCATTGCACGTTCCTACCTCTACA is a window from the Nicotiana tomentosiformis chromosome 10, ASM39032v3, whole genome shotgun sequence genome containing:
- the LOC104114984 gene encoding protein POOR HOMOLOGOUS SYNAPSIS 1 isoform X3, with protein sequence MAGSHLLSLPATAAAEQSELPPASMAIASVTNQWEVEYARFILYPPASPHPSHPSLIPLSSTRRKHCKGGKWISSSSLVSLKLRTDRSDPDRGFILVLAIRDHMILEEHYVSRLMFSWPQVSCVSGFPTRGTRAVFVSYRDSVGQIQKFVLRFLTIYEIENFMNVLKGKLDSASPPALPCLEFDSVISSQSEFIPFGGASQRDNEGWIYTASGDSSSHHMPVTWAPGFSQGSHTEEMRLNREAEEILSAFPPSFTSFLMNCGPEVDQVAVAQSSTTKEVDLKDQIAKYLEDSSFQDMLVKVEEVIRELGDNTVL
- the LOC104114983 gene encoding peroxidase 57-like, with amino-acid sequence MAAKARIFAGLFLICTILPSLSSAFADHLPEVFLANDSDKNDVPIQVNNVAHVSDDDDDAIFDLDGKKKGKKQKKALKKRAQKQHDLWEKILDHDLIEESQPEEDAAPVTPTPVPVNPTPTPVPVDPTPNPVPVNPTPNPVPVNPTPTNVPVGYPGATLPPVTIGYGGAPQTPNPSATQTPVPVQPAPGQEHPTPEEIKEIRKHAGLKVGFYDETCPKVEKIIKDGMIRAFGNDSSIAAPIPRLLLHDCFVNGCDASLFLDQTPSGARVEKLANSNGPTVRGFDLIDEIKAELEAECPGVVSCTDLLAYLSRDAFVVSGVPHYDVPGGRRDGMESLEANVPGNLPLPDNTVDMLIDLFKRKGLNEEDLVVLIGAHSIGVAHCFSFLYRLDNPQKAAMVDPRLAGVMRFTCTNQMNTLAFDTTTQYKMDSIYYKQLTEKRGLLESDVLLSEDPRTKDYIQKFGHDQSGWFNKLGKAMNKLASIQVLTGDQGQIRKQCRAVN